One genomic region from Chloroflexia bacterium SDU3-3 encodes:
- the cas2 gene encoding CRISPR-associated endonuclease Cas2, which translates to MRCLLIYDIPHDGLRQKVADACLDFGLQRVQYSAFLGDLSRTHQRALFREIQRRLGRGAANVQLFPLDDASWQARRVIAQVGQGGGDA; encoded by the coding sequence ATGCGCTGCCTGCTGATCTACGACATCCCGCACGACGGCCTGCGGCAGAAGGTGGCCGACGCCTGCCTCGACTTCGGCCTGCAGCGCGTGCAGTACAGCGCCTTCCTGGGCGACCTCTCGCGCACGCACCAGCGCGCGCTGTTCCGCGAGATCCAGCGGCGGCTGGGGCGCGGCGCGGCCAACGTGCAGCTCTTCCCGCTGGATGATGCCAGCTGGCAGGCCCGCCGCGTGATCGCCCAGGTTGGGCAGGGGGGCGGCGATGCCTGA
- the cas4 gene encoding CRISPR-associated protein Cas4: MPDMLCEVTDLKQWSYCARVVFYRYCMPDVRPVTALMRSGIERHREEATREERRSLRTYGLSEGERHYDLALRSESLGLSGRLDLAIAAPGRDAPGAEALVVEYKDSEDVLRPHFALQLAAYALLLEEAWGLPVRRGFLYSIPLRKAEPVAVTRTLREKARQAALAMRAAIDGEQTPPPPKRRSPCVSCEFRRFCNDVV; this comes from the coding sequence ATGCCTGACATGCTGTGCGAGGTGACCGACCTGAAGCAGTGGAGCTACTGCGCGCGCGTGGTGTTCTACCGCTACTGCATGCCGGATGTGCGCCCGGTCACGGCGCTGATGCGCAGCGGCATCGAGCGCCACCGCGAGGAGGCCACCCGCGAGGAGCGGCGCTCGCTGCGCACCTACGGCCTGTCCGAGGGCGAGCGCCACTACGATCTGGCGCTGCGCTCCGAGTCGCTGGGCCTGAGCGGGCGGCTCGACCTGGCCATCGCCGCGCCGGGGCGAGATGCGCCGGGGGCCGAGGCGCTGGTGGTGGAGTACAAGGACAGCGAGGATGTGCTGCGGCCCCACTTCGCGCTCCAGCTGGCCGCCTACGCGCTGCTGCTGGAGGAGGCCTGGGGGCTGCCGGTGCGGCGCGGCTTCCTCTACAGCATCCCGCTGCGCAAGGCCGAGCCGGTGGCTGTCACGCGGACGCTGCGCGAGAAGGCGCGGCAGGCGGCGCTGGCCATGCGCGCGGCCATCGACGGCGAGCAGACCCCGCCGCCGCCCAAGCGCCGCAGCCCCTGCGTCAGCTGCGAGTTCCGCCGCTTCTGCAACGACGTGGTCTGA